From a single Georhizobium profundi genomic region:
- a CDS encoding Tim44 domain-containing protein, with the protein MMHLGRFRFFALLSAAFIAMALVSVDFAEARRGGSFGSRGFRTQQSAPPTRTAPNQTGPVERSMTPAPSTAPRQQQTAAQQQQRPGMFGGLGGGLMRGILIGGLFGMLLGYGFGGLAGALGFLVQLLLIGGLVWLAMAFFRSRRQPAVAGGARTQASAGGPGFGHSSMRDAAPQSSPKASAAGFTVPRIGGGAAAAAPQMTDIAVDQEDLDMFERRLGEVQRAFADEDHAALRRLSTPEMVSYFSEELADNAKRGVRNEVTGVKLLQADIAEAWNEGEDDYATAAFRYEATDVLRDRTTRALAGGVDEPTETVELWTFVRRNGGDWKLSAIQEAAA; encoded by the coding sequence ATGATGCATCTCGGACGTTTTCGCTTTTTCGCCCTGCTGTCGGCGGCATTCATCGCTATGGCGCTTGTCTCTGTCGATTTTGCCGAGGCGCGTCGTGGCGGCAGTTTCGGCAGCCGCGGCTTCCGCACGCAACAGTCCGCCCCACCCACGCGAACCGCACCGAACCAGACCGGTCCGGTCGAGCGCAGCATGACGCCGGCGCCGAGCACCGCGCCGCGCCAGCAGCAGACGGCAGCTCAGCAGCAGCAGCGGCCGGGCATGTTCGGTGGCCTGGGCGGCGGGTTGATGCGCGGCATCTTGATCGGTGGTCTGTTCGGCATGTTGCTCGGTTATGGCTTCGGCGGCTTGGCCGGTGCGCTCGGCTTCCTGGTGCAGTTGCTCCTCATCGGCGGGCTCGTGTGGCTGGCGATGGCGTTCTTCCGCTCGCGCCGGCAGCCGGCCGTCGCCGGTGGCGCCCGCACGCAAGCCTCGGCCGGTGGACCGGGCTTTGGACATTCCTCGATGCGTGATGCGGCGCCCCAGTCGTCGCCGAAGGCATCAGCTGCGGGTTTCACGGTCCCGCGGATTGGCGGAGGCGCAGCTGCTGCTGCCCCTCAAATGACCGACATCGCCGTCGATCAGGAAGATCTCGACATGTTCGAACGCCGTCTCGGCGAGGTGCAGCGCGCGTTTGCAGACGAGGATCACGCTGCTCTGCGCCGGCTTTCCACGCCCGAGATGGTCTCTTATTTCTCGGAGGAACTGGCCGACAACGCAAAGCGCGGGGTGCGCAACGAGGTGACCGGCGTGAAGCTTCTGCAGGCAGATATTGCCGAAGCGTGGAACGAGGGCGAGGACGACTATGCCACCGCCGCGTTCCGCTACGAGGCGACGGATGTCCTGCGCGACCGCACCACCCGCGCTTTGGCGGGCGGTGTCGACGAACCGACCGAAACGGTCGAGTTGTGGACCTTCGTGCGCCGGAACGGTGGGGATTGGAAGCTTTCGGCGATCCAGGAAGCTGCCGCCTAG
- a CDS encoding ABC-F family ATP-binding cassette domain-containing protein, translating to MIRLESIGKQNGKQIVFIEASAALQRGDKIGLVGPNGAGKTTLFRMITGEELPDEGQVSVDKGVTVGYFSQDVGDMAGRSAVVEVIDGVGPVSALAAEMAELEAAMADPDRADEMDDIITRYGEVQGRYDELDGYALDGRAREVLDGLGFSQDMMDGDVGKLSGGWKMRVALAKILLMRPDLMLLDEPSNHLDIESLIWLETFLKGYDGAILMTSHDREFMNRIVGKIIEIDAGALTTYSGDYEFYRQQRAIAEVQQQAQFERQQAMLAKEVAFIERFKARASHAAQVQSRVKKLDKIERVEPPKRQQTVRFEFQPAPRSGEDVATVKGVHKSYGDRTIYDALDFQVRRRERWCVMGVNGAGKSTLLKLIAGASEPDAGSVTRGPSVKMGYFAQHSMELLEGESTVLQSLEDRFPLAGQAPLRALAGCFGFTGDDVEKKCRVLSGGEKARLVMAKMLFDPPNFLVLDEPTNHLDIATKQMLVEALSRFEGAMLFVSHDRHFLAALSNRVLELTPEGPHLYGGGYTEYVERTGQEAPGLRS from the coding sequence ATGATCCGCCTTGAAAGCATCGGCAAGCAGAACGGCAAGCAGATCGTCTTCATCGAGGCGTCGGCAGCACTTCAGCGCGGCGACAAGATCGGCCTTGTCGGCCCGAATGGGGCTGGCAAGACAACGCTTTTTCGCATGATCACCGGCGAGGAACTGCCTGACGAGGGGCAGGTCTCGGTCGATAAGGGTGTGACGGTCGGCTATTTCAGCCAGGATGTCGGCGACATGGCCGGGCGCAGCGCAGTGGTCGAGGTGATCGACGGTGTCGGCCCAGTCAGCGCGCTGGCAGCCGAGATGGCAGAACTCGAAGCCGCGATGGCGGACCCGGACCGTGCCGATGAGATGGACGACATCATCACGCGTTATGGCGAGGTACAGGGCCGCTACGACGAGCTCGACGGCTACGCGCTCGATGGGCGCGCGCGCGAGGTCCTGGACGGGCTTGGCTTCAGCCAGGACATGATGGATGGCGATGTCGGCAAGCTTTCGGGCGGCTGGAAGATGCGGGTGGCGCTCGCCAAGATCCTGCTGATGCGGCCCGACCTGATGCTGCTCGACGAGCCATCGAACCATCTCGACATCGAAAGTCTCATCTGGCTCGAAACCTTCCTGAAGGGGTATGACGGCGCCATCCTGATGACGTCGCACGATCGGGAATTCATGAACCGCATCGTCGGCAAGATCATCGAGATCGATGCGGGTGCGCTTACCACCTATTCCGGCGATTACGAATTCTATCGCCAGCAGCGCGCAATTGCCGAAGTGCAGCAGCAGGCGCAGTTCGAGCGCCAGCAGGCAATGCTGGCGAAGGAAGTCGCCTTCATCGAGCGATTCAAGGCGCGCGCAAGCCATGCCGCGCAGGTGCAAAGCCGGGTGAAGAAGCTCGACAAGATCGAACGCGTGGAGCCGCCGAAGCGCCAGCAGACCGTGCGCTTCGAATTCCAGCCCGCACCGCGCTCCGGCGAGGATGTCGCGACCGTCAAGGGCGTTCACAAGAGCTATGGTGACCGCACGATCTATGATGCGCTCGACTTTCAGGTGCGCCGGCGCGAGCGCTGGTGCGTGATGGGCGTCAACGGTGCCGGCAAGTCGACGCTGCTCAAGCTGATCGCAGGCGCTTCGGAGCCAGATGCCGGCTCCGTCACGCGTGGACCGAGTGTGAAGATGGGCTATTTCGCGCAGCACTCCATGGAGCTGCTGGAAGGCGAGAGCACGGTGCTACAGTCGCTGGAAGATAGATTTCCGCTGGCGGGGCAGGCGCCTTTGCGGGCCCTTGCCGGCTGCTTTGGCTTTACCGGCGACGACGTGGAGAAGAAGTGTCGCGTGCTTTCCGGCGGCGAGAAGGCCCGCCTCGTCATGGCCAAGATGCTGTTCGACCCGCCGAATTTTCTCGTTCTCGATGAGCCGACGAACCATCTGGACATTGCCACCAAACAGATGCTCGTCGAGGCGCTGTCGCGGTTCGAAGGCGCGATGCTGTTCGTCAGCCACGACCGTCATTTCCTGGCCGCGCTCTCCAATCGTGTGCTGGAACTGACGCCGGAGGGCCCGCATCTCTATGGCGGCGGCTACACCGAATATGTGGAGCGGACGGGCCAGGAGGCCCCTGGCCTGCGGAGCTGA
- a CDS encoding glucoamylase family protein, with protein MTGNLAAPATVSAEADDALLEMVQRQTFRYFWEGAHRPSGLARDRQKTTGDPNNDLVAIGGSGFGFMAIVVAVTRDWTSRDAALNRLGTMLSCLEQATRYRGMFAHFINGRTAQTIPFSRMDDGADVVESALLFQGLLCVRQFFDRATSVERSLRERIDRLWQEAEWDFYRRDGGNHLYWHWSPNHGFAMNQKVTGWNEGLIVYVLAAGSPSHPIDADVYHQGFASGPGFRNGRSYYGIELPLGMEFGGPLFLAHYSFCGLDPRGLCDRYADYFEQNVRHTQINYRHCVTNPHGYKGYGPDCWGLTSSHSPSGYVAHAPDNDIGVITPSAALSSFSYTPEEAMRALRSFSAKPTNRIWGRFGFVDAFSESRNWFARTFLAVNQGPIVIMLENFRSGLLWDLFMAAPEVQIGLAKLGFTSPHMTKNRASIGS; from the coding sequence ATGACTGGTAACCTTGCTGCGCCTGCCACAGTCTCTGCCGAAGCGGATGACGCACTGCTCGAGATGGTGCAGCGGCAGACCTTTCGCTATTTCTGGGAAGGAGCGCATCGTCCGAGCGGGCTTGCACGGGACCGGCAGAAGACGACCGGCGACCCGAACAACGATCTCGTCGCGATCGGCGGTTCCGGTTTCGGCTTCATGGCGATCGTCGTGGCGGTCACGCGCGATTGGACTTCGCGGGATGCGGCACTGAACAGATTGGGCACGATGCTGTCCTGTCTGGAGCAGGCGACGCGCTACCGGGGTATGTTCGCGCACTTCATCAACGGGCGTACAGCGCAAACCATACCGTTCAGCCGAATGGACGACGGAGCCGACGTCGTTGAGAGCGCCTTGCTCTTCCAGGGGCTTCTTTGCGTCCGGCAATTCTTCGACCGTGCCACGTCCGTAGAGCGGTCGCTTCGCGAACGCATCGACCGGCTGTGGCAAGAAGCGGAGTGGGACTTCTATCGGCGCGACGGGGGCAACCACCTCTATTGGCACTGGAGCCCGAACCATGGCTTCGCCATGAATCAGAAGGTTACGGGCTGGAATGAAGGGCTGATCGTCTATGTGCTTGCGGCGGGCTCGCCAAGCCATCCGATTGATGCGGATGTGTATCATCAGGGTTTCGCGTCAGGGCCGGGCTTTCGAAACGGGCGCAGCTACTACGGCATCGAACTTCCGCTTGGCATGGAATTCGGTGGTCCGCTGTTTCTCGCGCACTATTCGTTCTGCGGCCTCGATCCGCGCGGGTTATGCGATCGATATGCCGATTATTTCGAGCAGAATGTCCGCCATACGCAGATCAATTACCGGCACTGCGTTACGAACCCCCATGGCTACAAAGGGTATGGACCGGATTGCTGGGGGCTGACGTCGAGCCACAGCCCTTCAGGCTATGTCGCGCACGCACCCGACAACGACATCGGTGTGATCACACCGAGTGCTGCGCTTTCCAGTTTCAGCTATACGCCTGAGGAGGCGATGCGGGCACTTCGGTCGTTCTCGGCCAAGCCCACCAACCGCATCTGGGGCCGGTTCGGCTTCGTCGACGCGTTCAGCGAGAGCCGCAACTGGTTCGCCCGCACCTTTCTCGCGGTCAATCAGGGGCCGATCGTGATCATGCTGGAGAATTTTCGGAGCGGCCTGCTCTGGGATCTGTTCATGGCCGCTCCCGAAGTGCAAATCGGGCTTGCGAAGCTGGGCTTCACCAGCCCGCACATGACGAAGAACCGTGCTTCGATCGGTTCCTGA
- a CDS encoding catalase, which produces MAEKTFAPRTTTDAGIPVQSDEHSLSIGRDGPIVLNDHYLIEQMANFNRERIPERQPHAKGSGAFGHFEVTADISQYTKAKFLQPGAKVETAIRFSTVAGERGSPDTWRDPRGFSVKFYTEDGNFDMVGNNTPIFFIRDPMKFQHFIRSQKRRADNGLRDHDMQWDFWTLSPESAHQVTYLMGDRGVPKNWREMNGYGSHTYMLINEAGEKFWVKWHFHTDLGDGNAHLTQDEADKMAGQDGDYHRRDLFDHIAKGEFPSWTLKFQVMPFEDAKTYRINPFDLTKTWPHKDYPLIEVGKLTLDTNPVDWDTQIEQLAFEPNNMVPGIGLSPDKMLLARGFSYADAHRARLGVNYKQIPVNQAKAAEVHSYSRAGRGRTVNAVDPVYAPNSYGGPAAQPEVGGEATWMADGEMVRAAYTLREGDDDWSQPGALVRDVMDDAQRARFVDNVAGHLANGVSEPILQRAFDYWRNVDKEIGDRIEKATRDLVGGTSDAPGMASAESISGYQGVPATSSFAKGEGDKNAMAHDQKVARAR; this is translated from the coding sequence TTGGCCGAGAAAACATTCGCCCCCCGCACGACGACCGATGCCGGGATCCCGGTACAAAGCGACGAACATTCGCTTTCTATAGGACGAGACGGCCCGATCGTGCTCAACGATCACTACCTGATCGAGCAGATGGCGAACTTCAACCGCGAGCGCATTCCCGAGCGCCAGCCCCACGCCAAGGGCAGCGGTGCGTTCGGCCATTTCGAAGTGACGGCAGACATCAGCCAGTACACCAAGGCCAAGTTCCTTCAGCCCGGTGCAAAGGTCGAGACTGCCATCCGCTTCTCGACCGTCGCCGGTGAGCGCGGCAGCCCCGACACATGGCGCGATCCGCGCGGTTTCTCGGTGAAATTTTACACCGAGGACGGCAATTTCGACATGGTCGGCAACAACACGCCGATCTTCTTCATCCGCGACCCGATGAAGTTCCAACACTTCATCCGCAGCCAGAAGCGTCGCGCCGACAACGGCCTGCGCGACCATGACATGCAGTGGGATTTCTGGACGCTCAGCCCGGAAAGCGCCCACCAGGTCACCTATCTCATGGGCGATCGCGGCGTGCCGAAGAACTGGCGCGAAATGAACGGCTATGGCAGCCACACCTACATGCTGATCAACGAGGCCGGCGAGAAGTTCTGGGTCAAATGGCACTTCCACACCGATCTCGGTGACGGCAATGCGCACCTCACCCAGGACGAAGCGGACAAGATGGCCGGACAGGACGGTGATTATCATCGCCGCGACCTCTTCGATCATATCGCCAAAGGCGAATTCCCGAGCTGGACACTGAAATTCCAGGTGATGCCGTTCGAAGACGCCAAGACCTATCGCATCAATCCGTTCGACCTCACCAAGACATGGCCGCACAAGGACTATCCGCTGATCGAAGTCGGAAAGCTGACGCTGGATACCAACCCGGTCGATTGGGATACGCAGATCGAGCAGTTGGCGTTCGAGCCGAACAACATGGTACCCGGCATCGGCCTCAGCCCCGACAAGATGCTTCTGGCACGCGGCTTTTCTTACGCCGACGCCCACCGCGCCCGCCTCGGCGTGAACTACAAGCAAATACCGGTCAATCAGGCAAAGGCGGCCGAGGTGCATTCCTACTCGCGCGCCGGCCGCGGCCGGACGGTCAATGCCGTCGATCCGGTCTACGCGCCCAACTCCTACGGTGGCCCGGCTGCACAGCCGGAAGTCGGTGGAGAAGCAACATGGATGGCAGACGGCGAAATGGTTCGCGCCGCCTATACCTTGCGCGAGGGAGATGACGATTGGAGTCAGCCCGGCGCGCTCGTGCGTGACGTGATGGACGATGCGCAACGCGCGCGCTTCGTCGACAACGTTGCCGGCCACCTTGCCAATGGCGTCAGCGAGCCGATCCTGCAACGGGCATTCGACTACTGGCGCAACGTTGACAAGGAGATCGGTGACCGGATCGAGAAAGCCACCCGCGATTTGGTCGGCGGTACGTCGGACGCTCCGGGCATGGCGAGCGCGGAATCGATCTCCGGCTATCAGGGCGTTCCCGCCACGTCGTCATTCGCCAAAGGCGAAGGAGACAAGAACGCCATGGCTCACGACCAGAAGGTTGCCCGCGCACGGTAA
- a CDS encoding SPW repeat protein produces the protein MERYGWQDWVILLLGGWLVVSPFALRTLGYESGPALAADWNAYIVGVLALGLGIAALLARRIWEEWADIALGVWLIVSPWVLSFASDRPMTTNVIVVGGLMILVAASTIATDRTSHA, from the coding sequence ATGGAACGATATGGATGGCAGGATTGGGTGATCTTGCTTCTCGGCGGATGGCTTGTTGTGTCGCCCTTCGCTTTGCGCACCCTCGGATATGAAAGCGGGCCGGCGCTTGCCGCGGATTGGAACGCCTATATCGTCGGCGTTCTCGCCCTCGGTCTCGGCATCGCCGCGTTGCTGGCACGAAGGATCTGGGAAGAGTGGGCCGACATTGCGCTCGGTGTGTGGCTTATCGTGTCGCCCTGGGTGCTGAGCTTTGCGTCCGATCGTCCGATGACGACCAATGTCATCGTGGTCGGCGGGCTCATGATCCTGGTGGCTGCATCGACCATCGCGACCGATCGGACGTCTCATGCGTGA
- a CDS encoding TraR/DksA family transcriptional regulator, with product MRETTGKPDGLDVDAMRRILTARRDELDRRLGRIGADLAQPGDRDLEDQAIQRENDEVLEELGEAGLDELRQIEAALKRVEEGTYGICTRCGKPIDARRLQTLPSTPFCGSCATKR from the coding sequence ATGCGTGAGACCACGGGAAAGCCCGACGGGCTCGATGTCGACGCCATGCGGCGCATACTGACGGCGCGCCGGGATGAACTGGATCGGCGCTTGGGCAGGATTGGCGCCGATCTGGCCCAACCGGGTGACCGGGATCTGGAAGATCAGGCTATCCAGCGCGAGAACGACGAGGTGCTGGAGGAACTGGGCGAGGCTGGCCTTGATGAACTGCGCCAGATCGAGGCCGCCTTGAAACGGGTCGAAGAAGGTACCTACGGGATTTGCACGCGCTGTGGGAAGCCGATCGACGCGCGGCGGCTACAAACCCTTCCCTCGACGCCCTTCTGCGGGTCCTGCGCCACAAAACGCTGA
- a CDS encoding pyridoxamine 5'-phosphate oxidase family protein: MITEMTSEDCMALLYEVATGRLACALDDQPYVVPILFAAEPGHLYGFTTLGRKVEWMRQNPRVCVVVDRIEHRESWESVIVIGRYEEISPNNGHEGQRDHAWSLLQANAGWWEPGYQHTRIGDVDRPLLPVFFRIAIVEMTGRRCAVEKRAQLPPQPGFVERMIGRFTSRT, translated from the coding sequence ATGATCACTGAGATGACCAGCGAAGACTGCATGGCGCTTCTCTATGAAGTTGCGACAGGGCGTCTCGCCTGTGCGCTTGACGATCAGCCCTACGTGGTTCCGATCCTTTTTGCAGCCGAGCCGGGGCACCTCTATGGATTTACGACCCTGGGGCGCAAGGTCGAGTGGATGCGTCAGAACCCGCGCGTCTGTGTTGTCGTCGACAGGATTGAGCATCGGGAATCTTGGGAAAGCGTCATCGTCATTGGCCGCTATGAAGAGATTTCTCCAAATAACGGCCACGAGGGGCAGCGCGATCATGCCTGGTCCCTGCTGCAGGCCAATGCTGGCTGGTGGGAACCCGGTTACCAGCACACGCGGATCGGCGATGTCGACCGCCCACTTCTGCCCGTGTTCTTCCGCATCGCCATCGTCGAGATGACGGGGAGGCGGTGCGCAGTCGAGAAACGGGCGCAGCTGCCACCACAGCCAGGCTTCGTCGAGCGGATGATCGGCCGATTTACGTCACGAACTTGA
- a CDS encoding BON domain-containing protein has product MLDKTLRQNIIDALDFDPGLDAADIGVAVENGVVTLTGHVPTFDEKLTAEDLVKRIKGVRGIAQEIEVRPAGTHRTADDEIAKRALNVIRWNTTIPDEQIQVKVQKGWVTLTGKVEWQYQKNAAAGAVRGLSGVTGVSNMIEIRPRAEATDIKKRIEDAFKRDAELEAQSIRVDVHDGRVTLEGHVKVWADRQAAERAAWSAPGVTAVEDRITLA; this is encoded by the coding sequence ATGCTCGACAAGACACTCAGACAAAACATCATCGATGCGCTGGATTTCGACCCTGGACTCGATGCCGCCGATATCGGCGTTGCGGTGGAAAACGGCGTCGTCACGTTGACCGGCCATGTGCCGACTTTCGACGAGAAACTGACGGCGGAAGATCTCGTCAAACGCATCAAGGGCGTGCGCGGCATTGCGCAGGAGATCGAAGTCCGCCCGGCCGGCACGCATCGCACCGCCGATGACGAGATCGCAAAGCGTGCGCTGAACGTGATCCGATGGAACACGACCATTCCCGACGAGCAGATTCAGGTGAAGGTGCAGAAGGGCTGGGTCACGCTGACCGGAAAGGTGGAATGGCAGTACCAGAAGAACGCCGCAGCCGGTGCAGTCCGCGGGCTCTCAGGCGTGACCGGCGTTTCCAACATGATCGAGATCCGGCCGCGGGCGGAGGCGACCGACATCAAGAAGCGCATTGAGGATGCCTTCAAGCGCGATGCCGAACTGGAGGCCCAATCGATCAGGGTCGACGTTCACGACGGAAGAGTGACGCTGGAGGGCCATGTGAAAGTGTGGGCCGACCGGCAGGCCGCTGAACGCGCCGCATGGTCGGCGCCGGGCGTGACGGCTGTTGAGGACCGCATCACCCTGGCCTGA
- a CDS encoding Crp/Fnr family transcriptional regulator, whose translation MALFDETAGQSAHYRSHEHLLHTGDEAAYSHLVQHGFAARYQLTPEGTRQITAIYMCGDFIDLRLCAQQPSNDGVVAMGACSTTRFRNDTMSRAASRSAPLANSLCQLSERNGAIARAWIASLGRRNAEQHLAHMICELFLRARAAGLTTGSHLRFPATQTYLADMIGLSVVHTNRTLQTLRAAKLVRWDRQMLSVIDLEGLIDLAGFQEGYLQHPGVAAPLSSMTHH comes from the coding sequence ATGGCGCTTTTTGACGAAACGGCCGGTCAATCCGCCCATTATCGCAGCCATGAGCATCTGCTGCACACGGGAGATGAGGCCGCCTACAGCCACTTGGTGCAACATGGCTTTGCTGCACGCTACCAGCTGACGCCCGAGGGAACACGGCAGATCACTGCGATTTACATGTGCGGGGATTTCATCGATCTGCGCCTGTGCGCGCAGCAGCCGTCCAATGATGGTGTGGTAGCCATGGGCGCCTGCTCGACCACCAGGTTCCGTAACGACACGATGAGCCGGGCGGCATCGCGGAGTGCACCACTTGCCAACAGCCTCTGTCAGTTGTCGGAAAGAAACGGCGCCATTGCACGCGCCTGGATTGCCTCGCTTGGCAGGCGCAATGCTGAGCAGCACCTCGCGCACATGATCTGTGAACTTTTCTTGCGGGCGCGGGCAGCTGGCCTCACGACTGGGTCTCACCTGCGCTTTCCGGCCACGCAGACCTACCTTGCCGACATGATCGGCCTGTCGGTCGTCCATACCAACCGAACATTGCAGACATTGCGTGCCGCCAAGCTGGTGCGTTGGGACCGACAGATGCTGTCAGTCATCGATCTTGAGGGGCTGATCGATCTCGCGGGCTTCCAGGAGGGCTATCTCCAGCATCCCGGTGTGGCGGCACCCCTCTCCAGCATGACGCATCATTAG
- a CDS encoding PRC-barrel domain-containing protein: MDHSKHARLSDIEITERNLKGSTVYGANDEKVGSVAHMHGVGKTARVVIDVGGFLGFGAKSVAVAASELDIMRDEGGTVHAVTAWTKDQLKDMPEHTDS, encoded by the coding sequence ATGGATCACAGCAAACACGCCAGGCTCTCGGATATCGAGATCACCGAGCGCAATCTCAAAGGCTCCACCGTTTATGGCGCCAACGACGAAAAGGTCGGCAGCGTAGCTCACATGCATGGCGTGGGAAAAACCGCCCGCGTCGTGATCGACGTCGGCGGCTTTCTGGGCTTTGGCGCGAAGTCAGTCGCGGTGGCTGCCAGCGAGCTCGATATCATGCGAGATGAGGGTGGCACGGTCCACGCGGTCACCGCTTGGACGAAAGACCAGCTCAAGGACATGCCCGAGCACACCGACTCATGA
- a CDS encoding sensor domain-containing diguanylate cyclase: MHEFLASQFDDMAVLRRRVDELLAVVALQERELAHSRKIFARSSEAAQIGVWECELADNSLRWTDVVYDIFDLPRGSMPTRETTLALYTPQSRAEMERRRSQAIADRTGFSFDAEIVTARGVQKFMRITAQVECENGVAVRIFGMKQDITAEKRAVDRLRHLAAFDEMTGLPNRSQFQERLVNQGAADAISALLLIDLDGFKQVNDGHGHMVGDACLRETAARLLATCASADLVARIGGDEFAVLMGAGANLEDIAECARAITVAMANPFELAGNSHALGASVGIALAKGIDPADLFANADTALYAAKSAGRGTFRIFKGPPKVEGPSITGRNSAAA; the protein is encoded by the coding sequence GTGCACGAGTTTCTGGCGAGTCAATTTGACGATATGGCTGTGTTGCGCCGGCGCGTCGACGAACTGCTTGCAGTCGTCGCCTTGCAGGAACGGGAGCTCGCCCACTCTCGCAAAATCTTTGCGCGCTCGTCCGAGGCAGCACAGATCGGCGTCTGGGAGTGTGAACTCGCAGACAATTCGCTGCGCTGGACGGATGTAGTCTACGACATTTTCGATCTGCCGCGAGGCTCGATGCCTACGCGAGAAACCACGCTTGCGCTTTACACACCGCAGTCGCGGGCAGAGATGGAGCGACGACGCAGCCAGGCGATCGCAGACCGCACCGGCTTTTCGTTCGACGCCGAGATCGTCACTGCGAGAGGCGTACAGAAGTTCATGCGCATCACCGCGCAGGTCGAGTGCGAGAACGGCGTCGCGGTTCGTATTTTTGGCATGAAGCAGGACATCACGGCCGAAAAACGCGCTGTCGACCGCCTGCGTCACCTCGCAGCGTTCGATGAGATGACCGGGTTGCCGAACCGGTCGCAATTTCAGGAGAGGCTGGTCAACCAGGGAGCAGCCGACGCGATTTCGGCACTGCTCCTCATCGATCTCGATGGCTTCAAGCAGGTCAATGACGGGCACGGCCATATGGTGGGAGACGCCTGCCTGCGCGAAACGGCTGCACGGCTTCTGGCGACGTGTGCGTCAGCCGATCTCGTCGCGCGGATCGGCGGCGATGAGTTTGCAGTGCTGATGGGTGCGGGTGCCAATCTGGAGGACATCGCGGAATGCGCCCGCGCGATCACTGTTGCCATGGCCAACCCTTTTGAGCTTGCAGGAAACAGTCACGCACTCGGCGCTTCGGTCGGCATTGCCTTAGCGAAAGGGATCGACCCAGCCGATCTCTTCGCCAATGCCGACACGGCGCTTTACGCGGCAAAGTCCGCTGGCCGCGGTACTTTCCGGATCTTCAAAGGCCCGCCCAAGGTCGAAGGTCCATCCATTACGGGACGCAACAGCGCAGCCGCTTGA